Proteins encoded in a region of the Sceloporus undulatus isolate JIND9_A2432 ecotype Alabama chromosome 11, SceUnd_v1.1, whole genome shotgun sequence genome:
- the NSRP1 gene encoding nuclear speckle splicing regulatory protein 1 isoform X1, whose amino-acid sequence MAAAPSKQYGLIFPKKAQQKTFVKHAVFMDDSDDESSVSESLQREALKKQAMKQTKLEIQRALAEDSTVYEYDNIYDDIQQKKAESQASTLAGKGEKKPKYIQNILKAAELRKKEQEKRMEKKIQKEREMEGDAFDDKEAFVTSAYKKKLQERAEEEEREKKEAAIEACLDVTKQKDLSGFYRHLLNQTVGEEEMPKCSLREARLKEDKTSEHPSDSRNTSESQNGRTRTTKGEDNPDADSNLEIDTSDDEKRAKVDRESRASDRKESRQGQLDHSKDRSKRRKSQRDSGSSSEEKSHRSKVAVSHQEREEGARREKGGQRDCERKQRDRGKEELPRSDEHQRRQEEKEDKQRRKDRKERDDYDRQMKKERDREDKYSEWEQQVKERPTGNKDQHENREGDRGAKEVREEKQQQERNSRSPVSLLRDDHQGQEHSERSGKDNSTESERSPALEGKPSGEEGAGQTEKSPEQKSKFAKRSNEETVMSARDRYLARQMARVGTKAYIEKEED is encoded by the exons TCTTCGGTGAGCGAGAGCCTTCAGCGAGAAGCCTTGAAAAAGCAAGCAATGAAACAA ACCAAGCTTGAGATCCAGAGGGCACTGGCGGAGGACTCCACGGTGTACGAATATGACAATATTTATGACGACATACAGCAGAAGAAGGCAGAAAGTCAGGCCAGCACCctggcagggaaaggggaaaaaaag CCCAAGTACATCCAAAATATACTCAAGGCAGCTGAgctgaggaagaaggagcaggagaagagaatggaaaagaaaattcaaaaggaACGTGAAATGGAAGGCGATGCCTTTGATGACAAAGAAGCCTTTGTAACATCGGCCTATAAGAAGAAGCTGCAGGAaagagcagaagaggaagaaagggagaagaaggaggcagcCATTGAAG CATGCCTTGATGTGACCAAACAGAAGGATCTGAGTGGTTTTTATAGACACCTACTGAACCAGACAGTAGGGGAAGAGGAAATGCCCAAATGCAGCCTTCGTGAGGCCAG GTTAAAGGAAGACAAAACCAGCGAACATCCCAGTGACTCCAGAAATACGAGCGAAAGCCAAAATGGGAGGACAAGAACAACGAAGGGAGAAGATAACCCAGATGCAGACAGCAACTTGGAAATTGATACCAGTGATGATGAGAAGAGGGCTAAAGTAGACAGAGAGAGCAGAGCGAGCGATAGAAAGGAGAGCAGGCAAGGCCAGTTGGATCACAGCAAGGACAGATCCAAGCGTCGCAAGAGCCAAAGGGACTCAGGGTCATCCAGCGAGGAGAAGAGCCATCGCTCAAAGGTGGCTGTGAGTCaccaagagagagaggagggagccaGAAGGGAAAAAGGTGGGCAAAGAGATTGTGAGAGAAAGCAGAGAGACCGTGGAAAAGAGGAGCTACCAAGGTCAGATGAGCAtcagaggaggcaggaggaaaaagaggacaagcagaggaggaaggacaggaaggagagagatgATTATGACAGACAGATGAAGAAAGAGAGGGACAGAGAGGACAAGTACTCCGAGTGGGAGCAGCAAGTGAAAGAAAGGCCCACTGGCAACAAAGACCAACATGAGAATAGGGAAGGAGACAGAGGGGCAAAGGAAGTCCGGGAGGAGAAACAGCAGCAAGAGAGGAATAGTAGGAGCCCGGTGTCTTTGCTAAGAGATGACCATCAGGGTCAGGAACACAGTGAGAGGAGCGGGAAGGATAATTCAACCGAGTCAGAAAGATCACCAGCATTGGAAGGCAAGCCCTCAGGGGAGGAGGGAGCAGGGCAGACGGAGAAGTCTCCAGAACAGAAGAGCAAGTTTGCCAAGCGTAGCAACGAGGAGACGGTCATGTCAGCCAGGGACCGCTACCTGGCTCGTCAGATGGCACGGGTTGGCACCAAAGCTTACatagagaaagaggaggattag
- the NSRP1 gene encoding nuclear speckle splicing regulatory protein 1 isoform X2 — MDDSDDESSVSESLQREALKKQAMKQTKLEIQRALAEDSTVYEYDNIYDDIQQKKAESQASTLAGKGEKKPKYIQNILKAAELRKKEQEKRMEKKIQKEREMEGDAFDDKEAFVTSAYKKKLQERAEEEEREKKEAAIEACLDVTKQKDLSGFYRHLLNQTVGEEEMPKCSLREARLKEDKTSEHPSDSRNTSESQNGRTRTTKGEDNPDADSNLEIDTSDDEKRAKVDRESRASDRKESRQGQLDHSKDRSKRRKSQRDSGSSSEEKSHRSKVAVSHQEREEGARREKGGQRDCERKQRDRGKEELPRSDEHQRRQEEKEDKQRRKDRKERDDYDRQMKKERDREDKYSEWEQQVKERPTGNKDQHENREGDRGAKEVREEKQQQERNSRSPVSLLRDDHQGQEHSERSGKDNSTESERSPALEGKPSGEEGAGQTEKSPEQKSKFAKRSNEETVMSARDRYLARQMARVGTKAYIEKEED; from the exons TCTTCGGTGAGCGAGAGCCTTCAGCGAGAAGCCTTGAAAAAGCAAGCAATGAAACAA ACCAAGCTTGAGATCCAGAGGGCACTGGCGGAGGACTCCACGGTGTACGAATATGACAATATTTATGACGACATACAGCAGAAGAAGGCAGAAAGTCAGGCCAGCACCctggcagggaaaggggaaaaaaag CCCAAGTACATCCAAAATATACTCAAGGCAGCTGAgctgaggaagaaggagcaggagaagagaatggaaaagaaaattcaaaaggaACGTGAAATGGAAGGCGATGCCTTTGATGACAAAGAAGCCTTTGTAACATCGGCCTATAAGAAGAAGCTGCAGGAaagagcagaagaggaagaaagggagaagaaggaggcagcCATTGAAG CATGCCTTGATGTGACCAAACAGAAGGATCTGAGTGGTTTTTATAGACACCTACTGAACCAGACAGTAGGGGAAGAGGAAATGCCCAAATGCAGCCTTCGTGAGGCCAG GTTAAAGGAAGACAAAACCAGCGAACATCCCAGTGACTCCAGAAATACGAGCGAAAGCCAAAATGGGAGGACAAGAACAACGAAGGGAGAAGATAACCCAGATGCAGACAGCAACTTGGAAATTGATACCAGTGATGATGAGAAGAGGGCTAAAGTAGACAGAGAGAGCAGAGCGAGCGATAGAAAGGAGAGCAGGCAAGGCCAGTTGGATCACAGCAAGGACAGATCCAAGCGTCGCAAGAGCCAAAGGGACTCAGGGTCATCCAGCGAGGAGAAGAGCCATCGCTCAAAGGTGGCTGTGAGTCaccaagagagagaggagggagccaGAAGGGAAAAAGGTGGGCAAAGAGATTGTGAGAGAAAGCAGAGAGACCGTGGAAAAGAGGAGCTACCAAGGTCAGATGAGCAtcagaggaggcaggaggaaaaagaggacaagcagaggaggaaggacaggaaggagagagatgATTATGACAGACAGATGAAGAAAGAGAGGGACAGAGAGGACAAGTACTCCGAGTGGGAGCAGCAAGTGAAAGAAAGGCCCACTGGCAACAAAGACCAACATGAGAATAGGGAAGGAGACAGAGGGGCAAAGGAAGTCCGGGAGGAGAAACAGCAGCAAGAGAGGAATAGTAGGAGCCCGGTGTCTTTGCTAAGAGATGACCATCAGGGTCAGGAACACAGTGAGAGGAGCGGGAAGGATAATTCAACCGAGTCAGAAAGATCACCAGCATTGGAAGGCAAGCCCTCAGGGGAGGAGGGAGCAGGGCAGACGGAGAAGTCTCCAGAACAGAAGAGCAAGTTTGCCAAGCGTAGCAACGAGGAGACGGTCATGTCAGCCAGGGACCGCTACCTGGCTCGTCAGATGGCACGGGTTGGCACCAAAGCTTACatagagaaagaggaggattag
- the NSRP1 gene encoding nuclear speckle splicing regulatory protein 1 isoform X3 — protein MTIFMTTYSRRRQKVRPAPWQGKGKKKPKYIQNILKAAELRKKEQEKRMEKKIQKEREMEGDAFDDKEAFVTSAYKKKLQERAEEEEREKKEAAIEACLDVTKQKDLSGFYRHLLNQTVGEEEMPKCSLREARLKEDKTSEHPSDSRNTSESQNGRTRTTKGEDNPDADSNLEIDTSDDEKRAKVDRESRASDRKESRQGQLDHSKDRSKRRKSQRDSGSSSEEKSHRSKVAVSHQEREEGARREKGGQRDCERKQRDRGKEELPRSDEHQRRQEEKEDKQRRKDRKERDDYDRQMKKERDREDKYSEWEQQVKERPTGNKDQHENREGDRGAKEVREEKQQQERNSRSPVSLLRDDHQGQEHSERSGKDNSTESERSPALEGKPSGEEGAGQTEKSPEQKSKFAKRSNEETVMSARDRYLARQMARVGTKAYIEKEED, from the exons ATGACAATATTTATGACGACATACAGCAGAAGAAGGCAGAAAGTCAGGCCAGCACCctggcagggaaaggggaaaaaaa AGCCCAAGTACATCCAAAATATACTCAAGGCAGCTGAgctgaggaagaaggagcaggagaagagaatggaaaagaaaattcaaaaggaACGTGAAATGGAAGGCGATGCCTTTGATGACAAAGAAGCCTTTGTAACATCGGCCTATAAGAAGAAGCTGCAGGAaagagcagaagaggaagaaagggagaagaaggaggcagcCATTGAAG CATGCCTTGATGTGACCAAACAGAAGGATCTGAGTGGTTTTTATAGACACCTACTGAACCAGACAGTAGGGGAAGAGGAAATGCCCAAATGCAGCCTTCGTGAGGCCAG GTTAAAGGAAGACAAAACCAGCGAACATCCCAGTGACTCCAGAAATACGAGCGAAAGCCAAAATGGGAGGACAAGAACAACGAAGGGAGAAGATAACCCAGATGCAGACAGCAACTTGGAAATTGATACCAGTGATGATGAGAAGAGGGCTAAAGTAGACAGAGAGAGCAGAGCGAGCGATAGAAAGGAGAGCAGGCAAGGCCAGTTGGATCACAGCAAGGACAGATCCAAGCGTCGCAAGAGCCAAAGGGACTCAGGGTCATCCAGCGAGGAGAAGAGCCATCGCTCAAAGGTGGCTGTGAGTCaccaagagagagaggagggagccaGAAGGGAAAAAGGTGGGCAAAGAGATTGTGAGAGAAAGCAGAGAGACCGTGGAAAAGAGGAGCTACCAAGGTCAGATGAGCAtcagaggaggcaggaggaaaaagaggacaagcagaggaggaaggacaggaaggagagagatgATTATGACAGACAGATGAAGAAAGAGAGGGACAGAGAGGACAAGTACTCCGAGTGGGAGCAGCAAGTGAAAGAAAGGCCCACTGGCAACAAAGACCAACATGAGAATAGGGAAGGAGACAGAGGGGCAAAGGAAGTCCGGGAGGAGAAACAGCAGCAAGAGAGGAATAGTAGGAGCCCGGTGTCTTTGCTAAGAGATGACCATCAGGGTCAGGAACACAGTGAGAGGAGCGGGAAGGATAATTCAACCGAGTCAGAAAGATCACCAGCATTGGAAGGCAAGCCCTCAGGGGAGGAGGGAGCAGGGCAGACGGAGAAGTCTCCAGAACAGAAGAGCAAGTTTGCCAAGCGTAGCAACGAGGAGACGGTCATGTCAGCCAGGGACCGCTACCTGGCTCGTCAGATGGCACGGGTTGGCACCAAAGCTTACatagagaaagaggaggattag